In a genomic window of uncultured Sphaerochaeta sp.:
- a CDS encoding ABC transporter ATP-binding protein encodes MLQISHVRKRYANAKRNAVDDLSLTIGEGQIFGFLGPNGAGKSTTIKMLVGLLKSDEGSIEFEGMQVQTPSYKRSLGYVADEPYFYEKMSGYEHLCFIADLYGVDQRTRDEQIDSLSQTLLLKPNLRDEIASYSHGMKQKLAIIAALLPKPKLLILDEPMVGLDPKAAYLLKTLLGDFAKAGNTVFFSTHVLEVAQSLCDTLGIIKEGKLLACGSFSELRGNGKAKDATLEQLFLELTEEGSVQ; translated from the coding sequence ATGTTACAGATATCACACGTAAGAAAGCGCTATGCGAATGCCAAACGAAATGCTGTTGACGATCTGAGCCTCACCATTGGGGAAGGACAGATCTTCGGCTTTCTCGGTCCGAATGGGGCAGGAAAAAGCACCACCATCAAAATGCTGGTCGGCCTGCTGAAAAGCGATGAGGGGTCGATCGAATTCGAAGGCATGCAGGTGCAGACCCCATCGTACAAGCGTTCGCTGGGATATGTGGCGGACGAACCGTATTTCTATGAGAAGATGAGCGGATATGAGCATCTGTGCTTCATTGCAGACCTGTACGGGGTTGATCAGAGGACGCGGGACGAGCAGATCGACTCCCTCTCCCAAACGCTTTTGCTCAAACCGAATCTCCGTGATGAGATTGCCTCCTATTCCCATGGGATGAAGCAGAAGCTTGCCATCATTGCAGCACTGCTTCCCAAGCCGAAGTTGCTGATATTGGATGAGCCGATGGTAGGCCTTGACCCCAAGGCAGCCTACTTGCTGAAAACACTGCTTGGTGACTTTGCAAAAGCCGGCAATACGGTGTTTTTCTCAACCCATGTGCTGGAGGTTGCCCAATCGCTTTGTGATACCCTGGGAATCATCAAGGAAGGGAAGTTGCTCGCATGCGGATCCTTTTCCGAACTCAGGGGAAATGGAAAAGCGAAGGATGCCACCCTGGAACAGCTCTTTCTGGAGTTGACCGAAGAGGGGTCCGTGCAATGA
- a CDS encoding argininosuccinate synthase — MNKEKIILAYSGGLDTSVILKWLANKGFDVIAYVANVGQNEDFAAIEKKALATGASKVYVEDLRKELVTDYIFPALKANTIYEGTYMLGTSLARPVIAKRQIEIAREEGTVYVAHGATGKGNDQVRFEFGYYMHMPEVKIISPWKDPEWLSQFEGRSDMIAYAQKYGIPIKASTKKPYSEDENLIHISHEAGILEDPAKRCEDDVYSLTLSPKEAKDEETLLTFEFKDGIPVSVTNEQDKTVVTDPLEMILYLNKIGHDSAIGRVDMVENRYIGIKSRGVYETPGCEILWKAHHNLEGITMDKEVMHLRDSLMPHYATLIYNGYWGAPEFAMLTAAFEQSQKQVTGTSKVVLYKGNVIFAGVSSPVSLYNEALGSMDKAGGYQPVDCKGFININAIRLMASAKRD; from the coding sequence ATGAACAAGGAAAAAATCATTTTGGCGTACAGCGGCGGGCTGGACACTTCAGTCATTCTCAAATGGCTTGCCAATAAAGGCTTCGATGTCATCGCCTATGTCGCAAACGTCGGACAGAACGAGGACTTTGCAGCAATCGAGAAGAAAGCCCTGGCAACAGGAGCCTCAAAAGTATATGTGGAAGATCTTCGCAAGGAGCTCGTCACCGACTACATCTTCCCTGCCCTGAAAGCCAACACCATCTACGAAGGGACCTATATGCTGGGTACCAGTTTGGCAAGACCGGTCATTGCAAAGCGCCAGATTGAGATTGCACGCGAGGAAGGAACGGTCTACGTCGCTCATGGCGCTACCGGAAAAGGAAATGACCAGGTCCGCTTTGAGTTCGGCTACTATATGCACATGCCTGAGGTAAAGATCATCAGCCCCTGGAAGGATCCTGAGTGGTTGAGCCAATTCGAGGGAAGAAGCGATATGATTGCATACGCCCAGAAATACGGCATTCCCATCAAGGCTTCCACCAAGAAACCCTACAGCGAGGATGAGAACCTGATCCACATCAGCCATGAGGCCGGCATCCTTGAGGATCCCGCAAAGCGCTGTGAGGATGATGTCTACAGCCTGACACTCAGCCCCAAGGAAGCAAAGGATGAGGAGACGTTGCTCACATTCGAGTTCAAGGACGGCATTCCTGTTTCCGTCACCAATGAACAGGACAAGACCGTGGTCACCGATCCGCTTGAGATGATTCTCTATCTGAACAAGATTGGTCATGACAGCGCCATCGGACGGGTGGATATGGTTGAGAACCGCTACATCGGCATCAAGAGCAGGGGTGTCTATGAGACTCCTGGTTGCGAAATCCTTTGGAAGGCTCACCACAACCTGGAGGGCATCACCATGGACAAGGAAGTGATGCACCTGCGCGACAGCCTCATGCCCCACTATGCAACACTCATCTACAATGGGTATTGGGGTGCTCCGGAGTTTGCCATGCTCACCGCTGCGTTCGAACAGAGCCAGAAACAGGTGACCGGAACCTCGAAAGTTGTCCTGTACAAGGGAAATGTCATCTTTGCAGGTGTCAGCAGCCCGGTCTCGCTCTACAATGAGGCTCTTGGATCGATGGACAAGGCAGGAGGCTACCAACCGGTGGACTGCAAGGGGTTCATCAACATCAATGCGATACGCCTGATGGCGAGTGCAAAACGCGACTGA
- a CDS encoding nucleoside deaminase: MDEKAYLVMAVEQARKTMQENLGGPFGAALVDANGNVFVGSNTVLGSHDPTGHAEVNVIRQACEANKTHDLTGSILYTTCYPCPMCLGACIWANIKTVYYGCTPQDAEAIGFRDDFIYRYIQQGCTDKEILELKSGDRKACLALFSEYQAMEKEIY; the protein is encoded by the coding sequence ATGGATGAGAAAGCATATCTGGTCATGGCGGTGGAACAAGCACGCAAGACCATGCAGGAAAATCTCGGCGGGCCATTCGGTGCGGCTCTTGTGGATGCCAACGGCAATGTCTTCGTTGGGTCGAATACGGTGCTGGGCAGTCATGACCCAACCGGTCATGCCGAGGTGAATGTCATCAGGCAAGCCTGTGAGGCGAACAAAACCCATGACCTTACCGGTTCCATTCTGTACACTACCTGTTACCCTTGTCCCATGTGCCTTGGAGCCTGCATCTGGGCAAACATCAAGACAGTCTACTACGGTTGCACACCCCAGGATGCAGAGGCGATAGGGTTTCGCGATGACTTCATCTACCGCTATATCCAGCAAGGATGTACGGACAAGGAGATACTTGAACTCAAGAGTGGAGACCGGAAAGCCTGCCTTGCTCTCTTTTCCGAATACCAAGCGATGGAAAAAGAGATTTACTGA
- a CDS encoding metalloregulator ArsR/SmtB family transcription factor, which translates to MSEPMLPLEEEIVDIAEFFKVFGDPTRLKILFLLEGGEHGVNAISEELGMQQSTISQQLKLLRARRLVRFRKDGRNVLYRLNDEHIHAILALGTEHYQELQ; encoded by the coding sequence ATGAGTGAACCTATGTTGCCGTTGGAAGAAGAGATAGTTGATATCGCTGAGTTCTTCAAGGTGTTCGGAGATCCAACCCGTCTGAAGATCCTTTTCCTGCTGGAGGGGGGTGAGCACGGAGTGAATGCCATCAGCGAAGAGCTTGGCATGCAGCAATCCACCATAAGCCAACAGCTGAAACTGCTTCGGGCTCGCCGGCTGGTGCGTTTCCGAAAGGATGGCCGCAATGTCCTCTACCGCCTCAATGACGAGCACATCCATGCCATTCTTGCATTGGGTACGGAACACTACCAGGAACTTCAGTAA
- a CDS encoding citrate synthase yields MDTKKDAAKLILDGKEVDLTVITDNMGGKSIDITALRKQTGFITYDPGFVNTGSCMSSICFVDGERGILRYRGYDIEDLVENCDFVEVAHLLIKGELPNLAQRHTYAEMLNRHSLLHVDMRNFFRDYPQDAHPMSILSAMVASLSAFYPELEDVDPEENVDLTVSRLLSKMRTIAAFSYRQMNGLDFVDPSYKYSYCENFLNMLFHTPVNAYVPDPLHVKALNILLILHADHEQNCSTSAVRLVASSEANLYASVAAGCCALWGNKHGGANQAVMEMLTQIHSEGLSVEKVIEMAKDKESSFRLSGFGHRIYKTYDPRAKIAKRLCQQILGADSQTDPLLQIAMDLEQAALNDPYFIERNLYPNVDFYTGIIFHAMGIPESMFTVLFAMGRLPGWIAHWLEWRHDPYQKIGRPRQVYSGPHVRKVVPLEDR; encoded by the coding sequence ATGGACACTAAGAAAGATGCAGCGAAACTGATTCTTGATGGAAAGGAAGTGGACCTCACGGTCATCACGGACAACATGGGTGGCAAGTCCATTGACATCACCGCCCTGCGCAAACAAACCGGATTCATCACCTATGACCCAGGATTCGTAAATACTGGATCATGTATGAGTTCCATTTGTTTTGTCGATGGTGAACGGGGTATCCTGCGCTACCGTGGCTATGACATCGAAGACTTGGTGGAGAACTGCGACTTTGTCGAGGTTGCCCATCTGCTGATCAAGGGAGAGCTCCCCAATCTTGCACAACGCCATACCTACGCGGAAATGCTCAACCGTCACTCCCTTTTGCACGTGGATATGCGAAACTTTTTCCGCGACTATCCCCAGGATGCCCACCCCATGTCCATCCTCTCGGCCATGGTTGCCTCGCTTTCGGCCTTCTACCCTGAACTTGAGGACGTCGATCCCGAAGAGAATGTCGACCTCACGGTCAGCCGATTGCTCTCCAAAATGAGAACCATCGCCGCATTCAGCTATCGGCAAATGAACGGGCTCGATTTCGTCGACCCCTCCTACAAATACTCCTACTGTGAGAACTTTCTGAACATGCTCTTCCATACCCCGGTGAACGCCTATGTTCCCGATCCCTTGCATGTCAAGGCTTTGAACATCCTGCTCATTCTCCATGCAGACCATGAGCAGAACTGCTCTACCAGTGCAGTGAGGCTTGTGGCAAGCAGTGAAGCAAACCTGTATGCATCGGTTGCGGCAGGGTGCTGTGCCCTCTGGGGAAACAAGCATGGCGGTGCCAACCAAGCAGTCATGGAGATGCTCACCCAGATTCACTCGGAAGGCTTGAGCGTCGAGAAGGTCATTGAGATGGCTAAGGACAAGGAGTCTTCCTTCCGCTTGTCCGGCTTCGGCCACCGGATCTACAAGACTTACGACCCGAGAGCGAAAATTGCAAAGCGATTGTGCCAGCAGATTCTTGGGGCTGACAGCCAGACCGATCCCCTGCTGCAGATTGCCATGGATCTTGAGCAGGCTGCTCTGAACGATCCGTACTTCATCGAGCGCAATCTCTATCCGAACGTTGACTTCTATACGGGAATCATCTTCCATGCAATGGGAATCCCTGAATCAATGTTTACGGTTCTCTTTGCCATGGGAAGGCTTCCCGGCTGGATCGCCCACTGGCTTGAGTGGAGACACGATCCGTATCAGAAGATCGGACGTCCCAGGCAGGTGTACAGTGGTCCCCACGTGCGCAAGGTGGTACCGCTTGAGGACCGATAA
- a CDS encoding HAD family phosphatase has product MRTDKALIFDFNGTLFWDTEYHKTAWSTISEHYRGVSLSRKESHHLNGRTNAETIAYLLGRTPSATEVRAISEEKEGLYEQICLANLPLSLAPGSVGLIKAAKEQDIPVAIATSAGEDNIRRYQEWFNLLSLFDESAIIFDNGKRKSKPEPDIYLDACKVLGMEARFCTVFEDTRAGIMAAQAAHIGSIIAVASPGSDTQTIKGMDGVHALINDFSLYSLE; this is encoded by the coding sequence TTGAGGACCGATAAGGCACTCATCTTCGACTTCAATGGTACGCTGTTTTGGGATACCGAGTATCACAAGACAGCGTGGAGCACCATCAGCGAACACTATCGGGGTGTAAGCCTGAGCAGAAAGGAGAGCCACCACCTCAACGGCAGGACCAATGCGGAGACCATCGCCTACCTTCTTGGACGTACTCCAAGTGCAACTGAGGTGCGTGCGATCAGCGAGGAGAAAGAGGGTTTGTATGAGCAGATCTGCCTTGCAAACCTTCCCCTTTCGTTGGCTCCCGGCTCCGTTGGGTTGATCAAGGCAGCCAAGGAACAGGACATCCCTGTGGCTATTGCCACCAGTGCCGGTGAAGACAACATCAGGCGGTACCAGGAGTGGTTCAACCTTCTTTCGCTCTTTGATGAGTCGGCGATCATCTTCGACAATGGGAAGCGGAAAAGCAAACCAGAGCCTGACATCTATCTGGACGCATGCAAAGTCTTGGGGATGGAAGCCCGTTTTTGTACGGTCTTCGAGGACACCAGGGCAGGAATCATGGCTGCACAAGCAGCGCACATCGGCAGCATCATCGCCGTGGCAAGTCCCGGCTCTGACACCCAGACAATCAAGGGCATGGATGGTGTCCATGCCCTCATCAATGATTTCTCGTTGTACAGCCTAGAGTAG
- the icd gene encoding NADP-dependent isocitrate dehydrogenase, producing MDGKISKVQGKLVVPDQVTIPFIEGDGVGPEITSVMQKVVNKAVLSAYQGQRAIQWKEVLAGQKAKDLVGTYLPDETLEAITAYKVAIKGPLTTPVGKGIRSLNVTLRQTLDLYVCLRPVEYYPGVPSPVKHPEKVDMVVFRENTEDIYAGIEWEAGSEEVERVIAFLEQEMGVKKIRFPKTSAVGIKPVSVEGSERLIRSAITYALENHRRSVTLVHKGNIMKFTEGGFRAWGYALAKREFGAVEDEKGNVSIPREGEQPLYLNDCICDAFLQNILLKPEAYDVIATLNLNGDYVSDALAAEVGGIGIAPGANINFDSGFAIFEATHGTAPDIAGKQLVNPLSLVLSAQMMLEYLGWTEAASLIRNAVRKAISEGMVTSDFHRLMVQEGRKATLLDTAGFGSYLTSLL from the coding sequence ATGGACGGCAAGATCAGCAAGGTTCAGGGAAAGCTGGTGGTTCCTGATCAGGTGACCATTCCCTTCATTGAAGGGGATGGGGTGGGACCCGAGATTACCTCGGTCATGCAAAAAGTGGTGAACAAAGCCGTCCTGAGTGCCTATCAGGGACAACGGGCAATCCAGTGGAAAGAGGTGTTGGCCGGACAGAAGGCGAAGGATCTTGTGGGCACCTATCTTCCCGATGAGACCCTGGAGGCGATCACTGCCTACAAGGTGGCGATCAAGGGCCCCTTGACCACTCCGGTGGGGAAGGGGATACGTTCGCTGAATGTTACTTTGCGCCAAACTCTTGACCTGTACGTCTGCCTCCGTCCGGTGGAGTACTATCCGGGTGTTCCTTCCCCGGTCAAGCATCCGGAGAAAGTTGATATGGTAGTCTTCAGGGAGAATACCGAAGACATCTATGCAGGCATCGAATGGGAAGCGGGAAGCGAGGAAGTGGAGCGTGTCATAGCCTTTCTGGAGCAAGAGATGGGTGTGAAGAAAATCCGCTTTCCCAAGACCAGTGCGGTGGGAATCAAGCCTGTCTCAGTTGAGGGCAGCGAGCGTCTTATCCGCAGTGCCATCACCTACGCTCTGGAGAACCACCGCAGAAGTGTCACCCTGGTGCACAAGGGCAATATCATGAAGTTCACAGAAGGTGGATTCCGGGCCTGGGGATATGCGCTTGCAAAACGGGAGTTTGGTGCTGTGGAGGATGAGAAGGGCAATGTATCCATTCCTCGTGAGGGGGAGCAACCGCTGTATCTCAATGATTGCATCTGTGATGCATTCCTGCAGAACATCCTGCTCAAACCCGAAGCGTATGATGTCATTGCCACCCTGAACCTCAACGGGGATTATGTCTCGGATGCCTTGGCGGCAGAGGTGGGAGGGATCGGCATCGCTCCCGGTGCCAACATCAACTTTGACAGCGGTTTTGCCATCTTCGAGGCAACGCATGGCACCGCACCTGACATTGCAGGGAAGCAACTGGTCAATCCGCTCTCCTTGGTGCTCTCAGCACAGATGATGCTTGAGTACCTTGGCTGGACTGAAGCAGCCTCCTTGATTCGCAATGCAGTGAGGAAGGCCATCTCAGAGGGGATGGTTACCAGCGATTTTCACCGATTGATGGTTCAGGAAGGCCGGAAGGCTACACTCCTCGATACCGCAGGCTTTGGTTCCTATCTTACCAGTCTACTCTAG
- a CDS encoding aconitate hydratase produces MGMTLTEKILSSHLREGVLETGKPIGILIDQTLTQDATGTMAYLQFEAMGLPRVQNELAVSYVDHNTIQVGFENADDHRYLQSVAAAKGVIFSRPGNGICHQVHLERFGKPGKTLLGSDSHTPTGGGLGMIAIGAGGLDVAVAMAGGPFHLIAPKVIEIRLHGRLRKWVSAKDVILTVLERYGVKGNVNCIFEYTGDGVTSLEVPERSTICNMGAECGVTTSLFPSDEKTRLFLKAQGREEDWTALAADEDATYDGLFEIDLSTLEPKMACPHSPGNIATVASLEGKAVDQVLIGSCTNSSYADMKKVADILDGHTASERVSLGIAPGSREVLLMLSQDGSLGKLIQSGARILESACGFCIGNHQSPGTEGVSLRTSNRNFEGRSGTKSGQVYLVSPETAALAAITGRFTDPLSDHGVAFPEVVHPTQFLIDDTMFVFPPAQGSDGEIFRGPNIGDPPKNTPLKESLEGYVTIKVGDKITTDHIMPAGARLKYRSNIPVYSKYVFEPVDEHFSERCTENQDRGKDNFIVAGASYGQGSSREHAAICPMYLGVKAVIALSIERIHQNNLCNFGIIPLTFVDEADYQKLDQNDELVLENVKQQIESKEVVLKNKTKSLEIRLLCDVTDEQRSMLISGGLLNILKERN; encoded by the coding sequence ATGGGAATGACATTGACTGAGAAGATTCTCTCCTCCCACTTGCGGGAAGGAGTGCTGGAGACAGGGAAGCCCATTGGTATTCTCATTGACCAGACATTGACCCAAGATGCCACCGGAACAATGGCCTATCTGCAGTTTGAGGCTATGGGACTTCCACGGGTGCAGAACGAGCTGGCGGTCAGTTATGTTGATCATAATACGATTCAGGTGGGGTTTGAGAATGCCGATGACCACCGGTACCTGCAATCGGTAGCCGCAGCAAAAGGGGTGATATTCTCCCGTCCCGGCAATGGCATCTGCCATCAGGTCCATCTGGAACGCTTCGGCAAGCCGGGCAAGACCCTGCTTGGAAGCGACAGCCACACCCCTACCGGCGGTGGGCTGGGCATGATTGCCATCGGGGCCGGCGGCCTGGATGTGGCGGTAGCCATGGCCGGTGGGCCGTTCCACCTGATCGCCCCGAAGGTCATTGAGATCCGCCTCCACGGAAGACTGCGCAAATGGGTGAGTGCCAAGGATGTGATCCTTACTGTCCTTGAGCGTTACGGGGTGAAGGGCAATGTGAATTGCATCTTTGAGTATACCGGCGATGGGGTGACTTCATTGGAAGTCCCGGAGCGTTCCACCATCTGCAATATGGGAGCGGAGTGCGGGGTGACCACCAGCCTCTTCCCCTCCGATGAGAAGACCCGTCTCTTTTTGAAAGCACAGGGTAGGGAAGAGGATTGGACAGCATTGGCAGCTGATGAGGATGCCACCTATGATGGGCTTTTTGAGATTGACCTCTCGACGCTTGAGCCCAAGATGGCCTGTCCCCACTCCCCAGGTAACATTGCAACCGTCGCATCACTGGAGGGGAAGGCTGTCGACCAGGTCCTGATCGGTTCCTGCACCAATTCCAGCTATGCCGACATGAAGAAAGTTGCGGATATCCTGGATGGGCACACGGCTTCTGAACGGGTAAGCCTTGGCATTGCCCCTGGCAGCCGGGAAGTGCTTCTGATGCTCAGTCAGGACGGTTCTCTGGGCAAACTCATCCAAAGTGGTGCCCGCATATTGGAAAGTGCCTGTGGCTTTTGCATCGGCAACCACCAGAGCCCCGGAACGGAAGGGGTATCGCTGAGAACCAGCAACCGCAATTTCGAGGGTCGCAGCGGAACCAAGTCTGGACAGGTCTATCTGGTCAGCCCCGAGACGGCAGCGCTTGCAGCCATCACCGGCCGGTTCACCGACCCCCTTTCCGACCATGGCGTTGCCTTCCCTGAGGTGGTGCACCCCACCCAGTTCCTGATTGATGACACCATGTTTGTATTCCCCCCTGCACAGGGTTCTGATGGGGAAATCTTCCGTGGCCCGAACATCGGCGATCCACCGAAGAACACTCCGCTCAAGGAGTCTCTCGAAGGGTACGTGACGATCAAGGTGGGGGACAAGATCACCACCGACCACATCATGCCGGCAGGCGCACGCCTGAAGTACCGCTCAAACATCCCGGTATACTCAAAGTATGTCTTTGAACCGGTGGACGAGCACTTCAGTGAGCGCTGCACGGAAAACCAGGACCGGGGCAAGGACAACTTCATTGTTGCCGGAGCTTCCTACGGCCAGGGTTCCAGCCGGGAACATGCAGCCATCTGCCCGATGTACCTGGGAGTGAAGGCGGTGATCGCCCTCTCCATCGAACGAATCCACCAGAACAACCTCTGCAATTTCGGTATCATCCCTCTGACCTTTGTCGATGAGGCTGACTATCAGAAACTTGACCAGAACGATGAGCTGGTGCTTGAGAATGTGAAACAGCAGATCGAAAGCAAGGAAGTGGTGCTGAAGAACAAGACGAAGAGCCTGGAGATCAGGCTGTTGTGTGATGTCACCGACGAACAGCGTTCCATGCTGATCAGCGGTGGGTTGCTCAACATACTCAAGGAGAGAAACTGA
- a CDS encoding MFS transporter, with the protein MQPTVHKTDTIQFWVLNIASFLAQLTIAMVNLALVYHLRSFYMLGADQIGIAASLSPATYLFFCILGSRYTVHFRPRHLVELSLAGMAVSVLLFLLTSTLGVAYAALASYGAFMSLLWPQIEAWFSRGKEGAALNRVANAFNFSWSFGVGLSSYIAGLLVEVSTTTPFVVSLGLFGVVFLLIFLASALVPGIRAVSSEHEDNKTNGKVDASTPLRFYAWAGIIALYSGMSVILTIFPLYAKEVLHISESQTGLLLLVRGVATCVSFLVLGKLEFWHFKRRYIFGVQLLFGLICLMAVSFATVGPYALFFFLFGILFAFAYDQSMFHGASGSVNRSNRMIIHEVLLTIGTILGAVGGGYIYEKLSFSLLLRMIGFAALVLVGLEMLLALLLERRKMRRA; encoded by the coding sequence ATGCAACCTACCGTCCATAAGACTGATACCATCCAATTCTGGGTGCTCAACATTGCCTCGTTTCTCGCCCAGCTCACCATCGCCATGGTCAATCTTGCCTTGGTCTATCACCTTCGCTCGTTCTATATGCTGGGTGCTGACCAGATAGGCATAGCCGCTTCCCTCAGCCCGGCCACCTACCTGTTCTTCTGCATTCTTGGTTCGCGGTACACGGTTCATTTCAGGCCCCGTCATCTGGTTGAGCTCTCCCTTGCAGGCATGGCCGTTTCCGTATTGCTCTTCCTCCTTACCTCCACGTTGGGTGTTGCGTATGCTGCCCTTGCCTCATACGGTGCTTTCATGAGCCTTCTGTGGCCGCAGATTGAGGCATGGTTCTCCCGTGGCAAGGAGGGGGCTGCCCTGAACCGGGTGGCAAATGCCTTCAACTTCTCCTGGTCGTTCGGCGTAGGTCTCTCTTCCTACATTGCCGGCTTGCTGGTGGAAGTCTCCACTACCACCCCGTTTGTGGTCTCTCTTGGTTTGTTTGGCGTGGTTTTCCTGCTGATTTTTCTTGCCAGTGCACTGGTTCCCGGAATCAGGGCGGTTTCCAGTGAGCATGAGGATAACAAAACCAACGGGAAAGTGGATGCGAGCACTCCGCTCCGATTCTATGCATGGGCGGGAATCATCGCACTCTACAGTGGGATGAGTGTCATCCTGACCATTTTTCCCCTCTATGCAAAAGAGGTACTGCACATCAGTGAAAGCCAGACCGGATTGCTCCTTTTGGTTCGCGGTGTAGCCACCTGCGTCAGTTTTCTTGTGCTGGGAAAGCTTGAGTTCTGGCACTTCAAGCGACGGTACATCTTCGGTGTTCAGCTCCTGTTCGGTTTGATCTGCCTGATGGCAGTCTCATTTGCCACCGTCGGTCCCTATGCACTCTTCTTTTTCCTGTTCGGCATCCTGTTTGCCTTCGCTTACGACCAGAGCATGTTCCATGGCGCAAGCGGGAGCGTAAACCGGTCGAATCGGATGATCATCCATGAGGTGCTGTTGACGATCGGAACAATCTTGGGAGCGGTTGGAGGCGGGTACATCTACGAGAAGCTTTCCTTCTCCTTGCTCTTGAGAATGATCGGTTTTGCCGCCCTTGTGTTGGTTGGCTTGGAGATGCTGCTGGCCTTGCTGCTTGAAAGAAGAAAGATGAGAAGAGCATGA
- a CDS encoding divergent PAP2 family protein, protein MNQDLLSNAPFLSAALAFFIAQFLKPFVNAVFERILDWKLLFSTGGMPSSHTAGVIALVTSVAFTEGIGSIYFAISATFAAIVIHDAMGIRRAAGKQAEVINEWSRILSDIHREGQFTPENLKTMLGHSFSQVVGGMFLGLIIGLLVTNRIVGL, encoded by the coding sequence ATGAATCAGGACCTGTTGTCAAATGCCCCATTTCTCTCCGCTGCACTGGCTTTCTTCATTGCCCAGTTTCTCAAACCATTTGTCAATGCGGTCTTCGAGCGGATTCTCGATTGGAAACTCCTTTTCAGTACCGGGGGAATGCCTTCCAGCCATACTGCAGGAGTGATTGCCCTGGTAACCAGCGTTGCCTTCACCGAGGGTATCGGCTCCATATATTTTGCCATCAGTGCAACGTTCGCTGCCATCGTAATCCATGACGCCATGGGCATCAGGCGTGCTGCCGGCAAGCAGGCTGAGGTCATCAACGAGTGGAGCAGAATCCTCAGTGACATTCACCGCGAAGGTCAGTTTACTCCCGAGAACCTGAAGACCATGCTTGGCCATTCGTTCAGCCAGGTGGTCGGCGGAATGTTTCTCGGCCTGATCATCGGTCTGTTGGTTACGAACAGGATTGTAGGGCTCTAG
- a CDS encoding basic amino acid ABC transporter substrate-binding protein — translation MKHKILVLLSVLLLLSSLVFAQGKKESNEGYVFASDATWPPLEFVENGQLTGFEVELMPLIGEKVGVTMTVKNIPWDTIFAGLANGAYDGVASGVTVTEERKASMDFSTPILQAGQVVIIRTSDAAKVKGIDDLSGKKIGVQIGTTGDFALENYPVTRRAYDDIGLAIEDLLNGNVDAAVCDSLIASDFVLANENYKAKLSVAGQPFTEEDIAIAVKKGNKELLDLVNKGLELAKKDGSFDQLKKKWNLL, via the coding sequence ATGAAACACAAGATACTTGTTCTGTTGTCAGTCCTGCTCTTGCTTTCCAGCCTGGTGTTTGCCCAAGGCAAAAAGGAGAGCAATGAGGGGTATGTCTTTGCTTCCGACGCCACCTGGCCACCGCTCGAATTCGTGGAAAATGGTCAGTTGACCGGCTTTGAAGTCGAATTGATGCCTCTCATCGGAGAGAAGGTCGGCGTCACCATGACCGTCAAGAACATTCCTTGGGACACCATTTTTGCAGGTCTCGCAAATGGGGCTTACGACGGGGTGGCAAGCGGTGTGACCGTGACCGAAGAGCGCAAGGCCAGCATGGACTTTTCCACCCCCATCCTGCAGGCTGGACAGGTGGTGATCATCCGCACTTCCGATGCTGCAAAGGTCAAAGGCATCGACGACCTTTCGGGAAAGAAAATCGGGGTACAGATCGGTACCACCGGTGACTTCGCCTTGGAAAACTATCCGGTAACCCGCAGGGCCTACGATGATATCGGTCTGGCCATCGAGGACTTGCTCAACGGCAACGTTGATGCTGCTGTCTGTGATTCGCTGATCGCCAGCGACTTCGTCCTTGCCAACGAGAACTACAAGGCAAAACTTTCCGTGGCAGGCCAGCCCTTCACCGAAGAAGATATCGCCATTGCCGTGAAAAAGGGCAACAAGGAGTTGCTTGATTTGGTGAACAAGGGTCTCGAACTTGCCAAGAAGGACGGATCGTTTGACCAATTGAAGAAGAAGTGGAACCTGCTGTAA